The following DNA comes from Candidatus Methylomirabilota bacterium.
TTCGATTTGCTGGCGGCTCGCTCGCCGAGCCCGGCGCTCGAACGGCGACGACGGCTCGTCATGAAGCGCGGCCGCGGGGCATGGCCCGCCTCCCGGCCCCCGGCCTCACCACGCCGCACGAGGGTCGCTAGCCGTGCCCCCGTATCTTCATCACGCGATCGCTGGGTTCATCGTGCTCAACGTCGTCATCGGGCTCGTGACGTACGTGACGTTGCTGGAGCGGAAGTTCGCAGCGCGGATGCAGTCGCGCATCGGGCCCTACTATGTGGGGTGGCCGCACGGCTGGCTGCAGCCGATCGCCGACGCGCTCAAGCTGATGATGAAGGAGGACGTGGTCCCGACCGCCACCGACCGCTGGGTCTACAACCTGGCGCCGATCGCGTTCCTGGTCCCCTGCGTGCTGATCTTCGCCACCATCCCGTTCGCGCCGGGGCTCGGCGTGGCCGACCTCAACATCGGCGTGCTGTTCTTCCTGGCGGTGTCGTCGCTGGAGATCGTCGGCCTGTTCATGGGCGGCTGGGGCTCCAACAACAAGTACGCGCTCCTCTCCGCGATGCGGGCGGTGAACCAGATCATCTCCTACGACCTGCCGTTCATCTTCGCGGCGCTGGTGCCGGCGCTGCTGGCCGGCTCGCTGCAGATGTCGGCCATCGTCGACGCCCAGCGCGGGCTCTTCGGCTGGTACGTCTGCTACCCGGGGCTGGGCCAGCTCGCCTTCGTCGCGTTCCTCGTCGCCACGCTGGCCGCCGAGAACCGGGTGCCGTTCGACATCCTCGAGGCGGAGTCGGAGCTGGTGGCCGGCTTCCGCGTCGAGTACAGCGGCATGAAGTTCTCGCTGATCATGTTCGCCGAGTACGCGCACATGATCGGAACGTCATTCCTGGGCGCGCTGCTGTTCCTGGGCGGCTGGCTGGGGCCTGGCGCCGACCAATGGCCGCTGGTCGGCTCGCTGTGGTTCTTGCTCAAGGCAATGTTCATTTTCCTCGTGGTCACCTGGGTGCGGTGGTCGTTCGTGCGCATCCGGGTGGACCAGATCCTGGCCATCTCCTGGAAGCTGCTGCTGCCGGTCACGGTCCTGTTGCTGATGGCCACCGCGCTCTGGGTGGTCCTGCAAGGTCCGCGTGTCGTCTGACGGCTCGTTCTGGGGCGAGACCGCCCAGCTCGTGCGCGCCGTCGGCCGGGCGCTGGGCGTGACGTTCCGCAACTTCCTGCGCCCGCCGGTCACCGTGCAGTACCCGACCGTCAAGCGCGCCTATCCCGACCGCTTCCGCGGCATCCTGGCCCTCGTCTACGAGAAGGACACGAGCGAGGAGGCCTGCATCGGCTGCCGGCTCTGCGAGTTCATCTGTCCGCCCCAGGTGATCAAGGTCGAGATGCTGAAGGCCGCGAAGCGGAACTACGCCAAGACCTTCACGCTCGAGCTGTACGCGTGCGAGTTCTGCGAGCTGTGCGTGCAGGTGTGCCCGACCGACGCCATCATCATGTTGAAGACCTTCGACCTCGCCACCACGGACCGCCGCGAGCTGCTGCTGGACAAGGACCGGCTCCACGCGCTCGGCCTCCAGTTCGAGCCGTCGTGGGCCACGGGCAACCGGCTGCGGGACATGCAG
Coding sequences within:
- a CDS encoding NADH-quinone oxidoreductase subunit I, whose product is MSSDGSFWGETAQLVRAVGRALGVTFRNFLRPPVTVQYPTVKRAYPDRFRGILALVYEKDTSEEACIGCRLCEFICPPQVIKVEMLKAAKRNYAKTFTLELYACEFCELCVQVCPTDAIIMLKTFDLATTDRRELLLDKDRLHALGLQFEPSWATGNRLRDMQAPPKAPRGEPKTEGKADAKEPAE
- the nuoH gene encoding NADH-quinone oxidoreductase subunit NuoH; its protein translation is MPPYLHHAIAGFIVLNVVIGLVTYVTLLERKFAARMQSRIGPYYVGWPHGWLQPIADALKLMMKEDVVPTATDRWVYNLAPIAFLVPCVLIFATIPFAPGLGVADLNIGVLFFLAVSSLEIVGLFMGGWGSNNKYALLSAMRAVNQIISYDLPFIFAALVPALLAGSLQMSAIVDAQRGLFGWYVCYPGLGQLAFVAFLVATLAAENRVPFDILEAESELVAGFRVEYSGMKFSLIMFAEYAHMIGTSFLGALLFLGGWLGPGADQWPLVGSLWFLLKAMFIFLVVTWVRWSFVRIRVDQILAISWKLLLPVTVLLLMATALWVVLQGPRVV